A genomic region of Chitinivorax tropicus contains the following coding sequences:
- a CDS encoding flagellar basal body rod protein FlgB, translated as MIDKPHPITVNLVSMALDAASMRHQVLSMNIANSTNPSYRPARVSFEDQLAAARDALQAGQAIDNRALFGVSPKMISDLSLTGGQASLDMQTAELAKNTLHYQALLKGLSKHLSIMSTVINEGKR; from the coding sequence ATGATCGATAAACCCCACCCAATTACGGTAAATCTGGTGTCGATGGCACTTGATGCAGCCAGCATGCGTCATCAAGTGTTAAGCATGAATATCGCCAATTCTACGAACCCAAGCTATCGACCTGCTCGTGTTAGCTTTGAAGATCAATTGGCTGCAGCTAGGGACGCACTTCAGGCAGGTCAAGCAATTGACAATCGTGCATTGTTCGGCGTTTCTCCGAAAATGATCAGTGATCTCTCGTTGACGGGGGGGCAAGCATCACTCGATATGCAGACAGCGGAATTGGCTAAGAATACACTTCATTATCAGGCATTGCTTAAAGGCTTGTCCAAGCATCTTTCCATCATGAGTACTGTCATTAACGAAGGAAAGCGATAA